In a genomic window of Nyctibius grandis isolate bNycGra1 chromosome 4, bNycGra1.pri, whole genome shotgun sequence:
- the NKX2-1 gene encoding homeobox protein Nkx-2.1 has translation MLHALGSWRSNCACAAEGRRIMSMSPKHTTPFSVSDILSPLEESYKKVGMEGSNLGAPLSAYRQSQVSQPAMQQHPMGHNGTVTAAYHMTAAGVPQLSHATMGGYCNGNLGNMSELPPYQDTMRNSASATGWYGTNPDPRFSSISRFMAPSSGMNMGGMGSLGSLGDVSKSMAPLQSTPRRKRRVLFSQAQVYELERRFKQQKYLSAPEREHLASMIHLTPTQVKIWFQNHRYKMKRQAKDKAAQQQMQQENGSCQQQQSPRRVAVPVLVKDGKPCQAGSNTSTAAIQSHQQQAATTITVATNGNSLGQHQSHQTNSAGQSPDMGQHSASPSSLQSQVSSLSHLNSSTSDYGTAMSCSTLLYGRTW, from the exons ATGCTCCACGCCctgggcagctggaggagcaaCTGTGCGTGCGCTGCGGAGGG ccgCCGAATCATGTCGATGAGCCCAAAGCATACGACTCCTTTCTCAGTGTCTGACATCTTGAGTCCTTTGGAGGAAAGCTACAAGAAAGTGGGCATGGAGGGCAGTAACTTGGGGGCTCCCTTGTCAGCCTACAGACAGTCTCAGGTTTCTCAGCCGGCCATGCAGCAGCACCCCATGGGCCACAACGGAACAGTGACTGCCGCCTACCATATGACAGCGGCAGGGgtcccccagctctcccatgCTACGATGGGGGGCTACTGCAATGGGAACCTGGGCAACATGAGCGAGCTCCCGCCTTACCAGGACACCATGCGGAACAGCGCTTCGGCGACAGGATGGTACGGCACCAACCCGGACCCCCGCTTCTCCTCGA TCTCCCGCTTCATGGCGCCGTCCTCGGGCATGAACATGGGCGGCATGGGCAGCCTCGGCTCCCTGGGAGACGTGAGCAAGAGCATGGCCCCGCTCCAGAGCACGCCGCGGAGGAAACGGAGGGTCCTTTTTTCCCAGGCCCAGGTTTACGAGCTGGAGAGACGTTTCAAGCAACAAAAATACCTCTCCGCCCCGGAGAGGGAACATTTAGCCAGCATGATACATCTCACCCCGACTCAGGTCAAAATCTGGTTCCAGAACCACCGCTACAAGATGAAACGCCAGGCCAAAGACAAGGCTGCGCAGCAGCAGATGCAACAGGAGAACGGCtcttgccagcagcagcagtctccCAGAAGGGTGGCGGTGCCAGTGCTTGTAAAGGATGGCAAGCCCTGCCAAGCAGGCTCCAACACATCCACAGCAGCTATCCAGAGCCATCAGCAGCAGGCAGCTACAACGATCACAGTGGCTACCAATGGCAACAGCCTCGGACAGCATCAGAGCCACCAGACAAACAGTGCGGGGCAGTCTCCAGACATGGGACAGCACTCGGCCAGcccttcctctctgcagagccaaGTCTCCAGTTTGTCTCACCTAAACTCTTCTACTTCTGACTATGGCACTGCCATGTCTTGCTCCACCTTGCTATACGGTAGGACCTGGTGA